The Gemmata palustris genome includes a region encoding these proteins:
- a CDS encoding DUF1573 domain-containing protein, with amino-acid sequence MKRVVFIVAGSIMLFASAMKAHALAHTTVSPQKISSDWWLQTVSVGAELLVGAWLIAGVWPRAVRAVATLCFAGFSCVAAFKLIQGEESCGCLGNLTVHPAYTLAADLLLVSGLCWVRVPVFERVRPLVPACFLLALAVLAVGVEMRIYASATELSRGLRLDATSHEFGEVEQNQILTHEFTLTNNTTLPVEVVETSSTCGCTTVKDVTGRVIQVGESLVIPVTLKTGESETHLIGRITLYCRPAGSTSPPSFFQELAVTARVQPDYWVRPLVVDFGVIESDAPVIKVFKLRPNRKPDIRIREVTSSHPAFTVRVLDARSDEGDLQVEVRFCGRSLTNSGVVETPLQVVTDSMNRPSVRVLARAVFRSPITVEPDSLVIASNVIGPVEREIVVVGGKPFGIDGVTPTGAMMTAIAEQQSDRRWTIRVTVPPAKGQGFRAEVRFRTTLSADPGTNETRDLIVPVFRLAP; translated from the coding sequence ATGAAGAGAGTCGTCTTCATAGTCGCTGGGTCAATTATGCTTTTCGCGAGCGCAATGAAGGCGCACGCGCTGGCGCACACCACTGTCAGTCCGCAAAAGATCTCGTCCGATTGGTGGCTGCAAACGGTGTCCGTGGGTGCCGAACTCCTCGTCGGCGCTTGGCTGATCGCTGGTGTTTGGCCCCGAGCGGTTCGCGCCGTGGCGACGCTTTGTTTCGCGGGATTCTCCTGTGTTGCTGCGTTCAAGTTAATCCAAGGGGAAGAGTCCTGCGGGTGCCTCGGGAACCTGACAGTTCACCCGGCGTACACCCTGGCCGCTGACCTGTTGCTCGTGTCTGGCTTGTGCTGGGTCCGCGTCCCCGTGTTTGAGCGCGTCAGGCCCTTGGTGCCCGCCTGCTTCCTTTTGGCTCTGGCGGTTTTGGCTGTCGGTGTCGAAATGAGGATTTACGCATCGGCGACTGAGTTGTCCCGCGGGCTGAGGCTCGACGCGACAAGCCACGAGTTCGGTGAGGTCGAACAGAATCAGATTCTGACCCACGAGTTCACCCTGACCAACAATACAACCCTCCCGGTGGAAGTGGTGGAGACGAGTTCCACCTGCGGTTGTACGACGGTGAAGGATGTGACTGGCCGTGTGATCCAGGTTGGGGAGTCGCTTGTGATTCCCGTCACGCTGAAGACGGGGGAATCCGAAACCCACCTGATCGGTCGGATCACGCTTTACTGCCGACCAGCCGGAAGCACTAGTCCCCCGTCGTTTTTTCAAGAGTTAGCGGTGACCGCAAGAGTCCAGCCGGATTACTGGGTTCGTCCGCTTGTTGTGGATTTCGGGGTGATCGAGTCCGATGCGCCGGTAATCAAGGTTTTCAAGTTGCGCCCGAATCGCAAACCAGACATTCGCATCCGAGAAGTCACCTCGAGCCACCCTGCCTTCACCGTTCGAGTTTTGGACGCACGGAGCGACGAAGGCGACCTGCAGGTCGAGGTGCGATTCTGCGGGCGGAGCCTGACCAACTCGGGAGTGGTGGAGACTCCGCTCCAGGTCGTCACCGACAGCATGAATCGGCCTTCGGTGCGAGTCCTCGCCAGAGCTGTGTTCCGATCCCCAATCACGGTGGAACCGGACAGTTTGGTGATCGCGTCGAATGTGATCGGACCGGTGGAACGCGAGATCGTCGTGGTGGGGGGCAAGCCGTTCGGTATTGATGGCGTCACCCCAACGGGCGCGATGATGACCGCAATCGCTGAGCAGCAATCGGATCGTCGATGGACTATCAGAGTAACGGTTCCTCCCGCAAAGGGACAGGGCTTTCGTGCAGAAGTTCGCTTCCGCACCACCTTGTCCGCTGATCCCGGAACGAACGAGACTCGCGACCTGATTGTCCCTGTGTTTCGCCTTGCCCCCTAA